Proteins co-encoded in one Nicotiana sylvestris chromosome 7, ASM39365v2, whole genome shotgun sequence genomic window:
- the LOC104227496 gene encoding uncharacterized protein: protein MESLTGSSLKGVCLDKIIDKHRGLSLYGKDVGLSKRPEICFLGLSSCKIVNVSSLSIQRKTVQPIFCAPALQSSTDTQTHTQSEESETTDTNQSEPVRVKFQLNKECTFGQHFHIVGDDPVLGSWNPSNAVPLDWSEGHAWTVELDIPSGKPISYKFILKGDAETILWQQGPDRILQTWETKKIITVSEDWDNAELQTIVEQEPAAEQSEESAANPEILIADNLVPPTVVDLEDDINEEKSNEVLAIVAENITEVKEDVNTNLNEDTIIEAKAIGKNGMVFNNEVLSSKEESILVPRETVPVLVPGLTQVLDMDKVIAETSLGSNSEEFNVLLDEVQMNKVVAEGPLGLKSEEFNVPELSSNEEVATDLTHPREIPELMLNVKQEVRGNEDIEKSELVEGGDWPNGKPVEEIFDSDMQWGKRTLQKFFANLGFFKVELEG, encoded by the exons ATGGAGTCCTTAACAGGATCATCTTTAAAAGGGGTTTGTTTGGACAAGATTATAGACAAACACAGAGGTCTGTCTTTGTATGGTAAAGATGTTGGTCTGAGTAAAAGGCCAGAAATTTGCTTTCTTGGACTGTCAAGCTGTAAGATTGTTAATGTCAGCTCACTTTCTATTCAGCGCAAAACCGTTCAACCAATTTTTTGTGCTCCTGCTCTGCAATCATCTACTGACACTCAG ACACATACTCAGAGTGAAGAATCAGAGACAACTGATACAA ATCAATCCGAACCTGTCCGTGTAAAATTTCAATTGAATAAGGAATGCACCTTTGGTCAGCATTTCCACATAGTGGGTGATGATCCAGTTCTTGGTTCATGGAATCCTTCAAATGCAGTGCCACTTGACTGGTCAGAGGGACATGCTTGGACTGTCGAGTTG GATATCCCAAGTGGAAAACCCATCAGCTACAAATTCATTCTGAAAGGAGATGCTGAGACTATCCTGTGGCAACAAGGCCCTGATCGAATTCTTCAAACATGGGAAACCAAGAAAATAATAACAGTTTCTGAAGATTGGGACAATGCTGAGCTGCAGACAATTGTAGAACAGGAACCTGCTGCAGAACAATCCGAAGAATCTGCAGCTAATCCAGAAATTTTAATAGCTGATAATCTGGTTCCACCAACAGTTGTAGACCTAGAAGATGATATAAACGAGGAAAAAAGCAATGAAGTTTTAGCTATAGTCGCAGAAAATATCACTGAAGTAAAAGAGGATGTGAACACTAATCTAAATGAGGACACAATAATAGAAGCAAAAGCTATTGGCAAGAACGGCATGGTATTTAATAATGAAGTGTTAAGCTCAAAAGAGGAGTCAATCCTAGTCCCGCGTGAAACAGTTCCTGTCTTGGTTCCTGGCTTAACCCAAGTTTTGGACATGGACAAAGTTATTGCTGAGACCTCACTTGGATCAAATAGTGAGGAGTTCAATGTGTTGTTGGATGAAGTTCAGATGAATAAAGTTGTTGCTGAGGGCCCACTTGGATTGAAATCTGAAGAGTTCAATGTGCCAGAG TTGAGTTCAAATGAAGAGGTAGCTACTGATTTAACACATCCTAGAGAAATCCCAGAACTGATGCTTAATGTCAAGCAAGAAGTAAGAGGGAATGAAGATATAGAAAAGTCTGAATTAGTGGAAGGAGGAGATTGGCCTAACGGAAAGCCCGTGGAAGAGATATTTGACAGTGATATGCAATGGGGTAAAAGAACACTGCAGAAGTTCTTTGCCAATTTGGGTTTCTTTAAAGTAGAGCTTGAAGGCTGA